The DNA sequence taaaatgtgaaaatatggagcacaaagaataaaatgaaaaaaaaaaaaaaatacaataaaataaaataaagaacgCTCGACCTCAACATGCTCTTCTCAGCATGATTCGGCCTCCGTATACATGTTATGTGACCTTTTTTCACTTGAGATTAAAGAACACTATTAAAGGATCGACCTCTCCCTATCAAAAgtgttttttcttgccCAATCATCGTGCGATCTTCTTGCTTTTGGCATATTCAACCCACTCGGATTTCCGATCGGATATACCAGTTTTCCGATACTTTATTGGACGCTGCATCTAGATGTAGTCATTTTTGCTGCAGTTGTTCGAAAAAATTTTGCAAACAATAATAATCTTCCTGTCTTTATATACCTTTATTCCATAATTATCTATTTGGGTCCTATTAAAGGCAGCACGCATTTTAACAAACACTGCTAGATTCTGAAAAATAAGAGAGAGCGAGGTACTTTGTGCTTTTCCTATTCATGTAGTATTGCTGACTAATGACCAAACGGATATTCAAGCGGGAATGCTTAACGCAGAAAGCATGCACTTGACTTCCTTACATCACTTGTTCTTCATATTCTACAATAGTACACAGGGAAAACTAAGCATTGGCTCATTTAGCATCGTCGTAATTAACATGCaactattttttattttatttatagaACGAACGTACACCTTGACATAACAATACCCGTCAAACGTTTTCATTATACAGATTTGGCTAAAAGCATCCATATCAATGGAATCTGGTGTAATCCCACTGCTTCCATATTGGAGATTCTCGAAGCCCATCAGTCAATCCTATTTCCGTTGATATCTTTTCCTTCCCATTGTTTCTTGACGTCCCTGACGTTTATTTCATCCTCGTTCTTGAAATACACGTCACGATAGAATTTCATCTGGTTGATACTCTCAATAATGTCCTGCTTAGCAGTATGGGCACCAATCTTAGGAGGCATGAGTCTCTCCACGGTGGGATTGTGTCTCTTTGCGAATTCCATCACTGATGAAACGTCGATAATTCGATAAGTGAGATAATCCACAACACTCGGCAATTCTCTCAATAGGAACAATCTATCCACGTGAACCGAATTTCCGGCTAATATTCCCGTTCCCTTGCTCatgaacttcttcaaatactcCAAAAGTTCCTTATCAACCTGCTCTTTGGTCTTATTAGAAGCAATAACTTCAGCAGTAAGCCCACTATTCCCATGATGCTGCGTGCACCACTCATCCATCTGGTCCATGGTCGACTTCGGGCAGTGTATCACTGATTCGTATCCCTCTTCATCCAGCAAATTGAGATCCTTGTCCGTTATAAGGCAACAAATCTGAATAATGTGATCATGTAAATGATCCAATCCGGTCATTTCACAGTCGATCCACACGATCGGTTTCTTTGAGTCGTAGTTTCTCACCAAATGGCTTGAATTCGACATGATTTGCGAGGCGCTGCGATATTTCTTTGTATGGTAGAGGCGTCTATCTGTTTTCTTGCTtgatttgctttttctgaaACTTAACGTCTCGATTGAAGCTTCCTGTTTTCGAAAATTAAAACTATGAAAATTCAGTACTTGTCTAACTGGTCGTGGACCTGGTACTAGTGGTCTTCCTACACTCTTCAGCAATGCTAtagatgaaatattcaacatTTATTGGTCCCTTCCTGATGATCTAGGGAGGGTGAtaagagagaaaagaagagaagcggaaaaaatatatatgattGAGAAACGcgagatgaaaaattgaagtgaaaaaaaaaaaaaatgaaataaattatgGCACCTAACTGAAACATACTTCGCGCTTTCTGGACTAATATCAAGGCTATAGCTTCACATTATTCATAGTTATGTCTCATTTACGACCTGCAACAATGCATAGCTTCTTCTTGCCCAGATCTGGGTGATGCTCCTCGGGGTTTACTTCCTTTCTTTGTGCAATCGTGAGCTTTTGTTCCTTGGAATATTCCAATCTAAATCCTCTTTCCACAAGAATCTGGCTCAATCCGGCTTTCTCAAACAGATTTGTGATCTTCTCTGGTTCAAGAGTAGAATGAGCAATTCCTCTCTTTACGGCCTCCTTTCCAGAGAAAATTGCGTGCCCATCAAAATCCATAGCGAGAAACCAGCCACCCTTTTTAAGATGGGTTGCAATTCTCTTACAGAGCAATTCAAGGTCTGAAATATGGTGTAATGACATTGTGCACACTGCAATGTCGAACTTCCTATTCTTTAGcacatcttcttttcctaaAATGTCCAAAGCCTCTGCATGGACGTTAGGAAAGTCCACTCTTTTGTTATAGGCATCGACAAAATCTTCCGATAGGTCAATTCCTGTGATTCTGTAGCTTTTTTCGAGTGGGAGACTATCCAACAATGCAAGGGTCACATTGCCTGGTCCGCATGCAAAATCAAGAATTTCTAGTGGCTCTTCGCTTGTCCCCTTGTCGTCTTTGTCGAAAATGCACCATATATCTGTATTCACCTTATTTCCCAAAGCACTTGCCTCCTCTTTTGCTTTAATACTCCTGTTCTCAACACATGActtgtttatttcatcaacaGTGTATGCTTCCTTGTCTGATAATGAGGCTGATTGTCCATTAGAGCCGATTGTTAAGTACTTCAAGACAGAGAGCTTACTTAAAGCTTTAAATTCCGGTAACTCAAACCTGGGCACCGCCTCCTTATTCCATGCCTTCCTATTCAATTCCTTGAAATCTTGCGTGCTATCTGCCATTTGATTGGTCGTAATATTGTGCAGGGATGAAAAGTGTTTGGATATCGCAAGAGTAGCACTAATGACAGAAAGTGTATGTGGggaagatatatatatactttaGATATAGCTGGGGtcgaaaaaataaaataaagtgaaacGATAAATTGTCCACCGTCGAGGTTATCAGAGGAGCGAATTCACTCAGTTATGTACAATGATCCATCATCAGGCATTAAATTATAGAATTATGCCTCAATCAAATAAGCACACTTGTCATCTACAGTCCGCATTAGTAAGCATGGTTACCGCTTACGGTTTAATTTGCTCATTCTCGTTTCCTTGAtcttaataaatatattgaataaataaatatgaagtGTATCCCATGCTCCTAACACCTAAATTTTCTTGCCCCAGTAAACCCATTGATCCTCCAGTGGCTTTTCCTCCAATGGCTCCCATGCTTTCCACTCCGCCATTTTTCCAGCTAGGTTATACTCATCATTGGCCTGAAGAATAAGCTCTTCGATTAATCCGCATCcaatttgcttttctatCCTCTCAATCACCTCGTTTTTTTCCACGACAGCTAATCTTGCCTTTGTCAACTCCTCCACCGATTTTCTGTATATAGACTCCTTTGGAAATTGTTCATCCAGTCTTTTTAGCGTTGCTTGGTAAAGGCTGATCAAAACAGGCCTTGGATTTGGATGTTGTAAAATTCCTGTAATACCGGTAGGATTTCCCGTTCCCGATTTGATGAGAACTTCCTGTACCTTTCTGAGAATAGGGGTAAACCTCATTCTTGCGACAAttgttgaatatttcaacagTATATCTTTGTCAGGAGCTATATATGGGAATCTATGTATGCGGTGCGGACAGCcctaaatttattttggttcttcttatttcacattatttctttttttttgctttcgCTTCTCGCGACCAGTACTTTTATGCATATGGTTACATTTATTCTCGGGTATTGTGCATTATGCGCGCAAAAGGCAGGCCCATAAACACTTCATACAGGATTGTAGTGTACAACAACAACTTATTTCTATCACTTAAACAATTATAGCCCGtataattatatatattac is a window from the Brettanomyces bruxellensis chromosome 2, complete sequence genome containing:
- a CDS encoding uncharacterized protein (BUSCO:EOG09264V2U), with protein sequence MSNSSHLVRNYDSKKPIVWIDCEMTGLDHLHDHIIQICCLITDKDLNLLDEEGYESVIHCPKSTMDQMDEWCTQHHGNSGLTAEVIASNKTKEQVDKELLEYLKKFMSKGTGILAGNSVHVDRLFLLRELPSVVDYLTYRIIDVSSVMEFAKRHNPTVERLMPPKIGAHTAKQDIIESINQMKFYRDVYFKNEDEINVRDVKKQWEGKDINGNRID